A genomic region of Aspergillus oryzae RIB40 DNA, chromosome 1 contains the following coding sequences:
- the sod4 gene encoding mitochondrial 37S ribosomal protein mS42 (manganese superoxide dismutase) gives MLPRFLRPQSTLRAVSSLTQKPASALPRFQTRGLHRVPQLTHDTHFKNNGIQELLSPEAFDFAWTQYQTLLIDKLNLLTQGELHSLSGRESADPNTVDADAKPGELLVKYSRRPEMASVFNYASMAHNNHFFFNCLSPTPTQIPDKFAKDIVDTCSSIESLKLDFLATANAMFGPGFVWLAKNLEREGLMHIFCTYNAGSPYPAAHSRRQPVDMATHSPDAPLGNQFAGAMGAHSANQKSLAPGAVDVQPILCVNTWEHVWMMDYGIGGKAEYLERWWDRINWEVVFDNYNAVSSMKGTRHAANRNRSLSML, from the exons ATGCTTCCCCGATTCCTCCGGCCGCAGAGCACGCTGCGTGCTGTCTCCTCCCTTACACAG AAACCCGCCTCCGCTCTCCCACGCTTCCAGACTCGCGGACTGCATCGTGTGCCTCAGTTGACTCACGATACCCACTTCAAGAACAATGGAATTCAGGAGCTGTTATCACCAGAGGCCTTTGACTTCGCTTGGACGCAATACCAGACCCTTTTGATTGATAAGTTGAATCTTCTTACACAGGGTGAGCTTCATTCCCTGAGCGGCCGAGAGAGCGCGGACCCAA ATACTGTCGATGCGGATGCGAAACCTGGAGAACTGCTGGTCAAGTACTCCCGGCGCCCAGAGATGGCCTCCGTATTCAACTACGCCTCTATGGCTCATAACaaccatttcttcttcaactgcttG TCGCCCACCCCTACTCAGATCCCGGACAAGTTCGCCAAGGACATCGTTGATACCTGCTCCTCGATCGAATCCCTGAAGCTCGACTTCCTTGCAACTGCCAATGCTATGTTTGGCCCCGGATTTGTGTGGCTGGCCAAGAAcctggagagggaaggaTTGATGCACATCTTCTGCACCTACAATGCAGGCTCCCCTTACCCGGCCGCTCACTCCCGTCGGCAGCCCGTTGATATGGCTACGCACTCCCCCGACGCTCCCTTGGGCAACCAGTTTGCTGGTGCGATGGGCGCTCACTCCGCGAATCAGAAGAGCCTAGCTCCCGGCGCTGTCGATGTCCAGCCCATTCTCTGTGTCAACACATGGGAGCATGTATGGATGATGGACTACGGCATTGGTGGAAAGGCTGAATACCTCGAGCGCTGGTGGGATCGCATTAACTGGGAGGTTGTGTTCGATAACTACAACGCGGTCAGCTCGATGAAGGGCACACGGCATGCGGCCAATCGGAACCGCAGCCTAAGCATGCTATGA
- a CDS encoding ubiquinone-binding COQ10-like protein (oligoketide cyclase/lipid transport protein), with protein sequence MRPSVLPRHLSRRISPLSPSRSLATPSQYLQRPTIPSTSPTTRTSHLPYLETLRPLHLPSISSLLSNNSNGSNNNNNNGRTLTATRTLPYAPESLYQVISSVESYSQFLPFLTASTVTHRDPETGYPTRAFLTVGYGPLSETFTSRVDCDRSRWIVEARSGAKFGIDSKDGQAGGNFPGANEGIFEYLSTKWELVPLESERPMTKVDLEIRFEFRNQLHAAMMSAVEGQMAGVMIEAFEKRIRDIEGRR encoded by the coding sequence ATGAGACCATCCGTACTTCCGCGACATCTCAGTCGCCGCATAAGCCCCTTATCACCATCGCGATCCCTCGCAACCCCGTCGCAATATCTCCAACGACCGACCATACCATCGACATCACCAACCACTAGAACGTCACATTTACCATACCTCGAAACACTCCGacccctccatctccctTCCATATCTTCCCTACTTTCAAACAATAGTAACGGCAGcaataacaataacaacaatggCCGCACCCTTACCGCCACCCGCACCCTTCCCTACGCCCCCGAATCCCTCTACCAAGTGATCTCATCGGTGGAATCCTACTCCCAattcctccccttcctcacAGCCTCAACGGTGACTCACCGCGATCCAGAAACAGGGTATCCCACCCGCGCCTTCCTGACTGTCGGGTACGGGCCATTGAGCGAAACCTTCACGTCCCGGGTTGATTGCGACCGGAGCCGATGGATTGTCGAAGCGCGCAGCGGGGCTAAGTTCGGGATTGATTCGAAAGACGGACAGGCGGGTGGGAACTTCCCGGGGGCGAATGAGGGTATTTTCGAATACTTGAGCACGAAATGGGAGCTGGTGCCGTTGGAGAGTGAGAGGCCGATGACGAAAGTTGACTTGGAGATTCGTTTCGAGTTCCGAAATCAGTTGCATGCGGCTATGATGAGTGCTGTTGAAGGGCAGATGGCTGGGGTTATGATTGAGGCCTTCGAGAAGAGGATTAGAGATATTGAGGGGAGGAGGTAG